GTCCACCTGACTGCTAAGTCTGCCCCAAACTTGCCACTCACCTGTTCAAAAACCTTCCATGTGTCCCCTAGCCCACAGGAAAAGTTCAAACTACTGGGCCTGGCATCCAAGGCTTCACTCGGCCATCTAGTTATGTTTGTCAGGAGGTTCTGGACCACTTCCTGGGGGAGACAGACACGTAGGCGGGCTTTCAGGGGGGACGCCGTCCAGCAAAGCCAATCCCAAGTCACATACCACACACTGACCCTCAGGTGCGTCAATGTGACTCTGTCTCGTCACAGATCTGATCGTCTCTATCAGGTCCCAGTAGGTGCCGACGAGTTGTGCAGTTTTCCTCCGAAGGAGAAAGATGAGGGGTGGACAAAGGCGACCGCGAGGACAGGATTCCGCGGAAGATGCAGGCCACAGGGGAAGAGATGGAGAATTAGGGAAGCCCGGAGGCCCCGTATCCAGACTGGTCTTCTACTGGGCCAAGATCTACTGGCCCCGCGGTTTCGCACCGAGTGGACATCCAGGTCGTGCTTGCACACTGGCGAGAACGGGGAGCTCTTTGCTGATGTGTCTAGGGCTTCACCTGGATTCAGGACCCACGATCTCGGGCAGGACCAAGGCGTGGCTACGCTCCCAGACCCGAGCAGCTGCCAAGtccgggggctggggagagggacccGACTCGCCCATCCTGGTCAGCCTCTCTCAAGCTTGCGCCCCTCCCCTCATTCAGAGGTTTGGTCAAGCCCCGCCCCGTGACCCAATCACTTTAGAGGGTGACCGAGGActcactgaggccccgcccatatCTGCCGAAGGCTTGTTGTGGTTTGATCCCTCCCCCGGGCGGTCCCTGGGCGTCCTCCTGACCAATCCCAATGCCCCTTAGGAAAAACATTTAGTTCCGCGGGCCAATCGTTTTCCAGTTGCGGCCAGGCCACGCCCCCACGCCCGGGGCCCAGCCGAGGCTGGAACCCGGCGCACGCGCCTTGCAACGGCCAAGCCGGAGTCTGTCTAGGGCCACTGGGAGGCGCTGCAGGCGGGTACCCAGGTGGACCGAGGCACAGCCCGCCGGGGTCCTGGGGGCCTAGTCCCGCCCCCCGGCTCCTCCCCAGGCCGGGTCCCGGGGCAGGGTCCGAGACTGCACCAGGACAAGACCAAGGGCAAGACCGCCCTTCTCGGGCTCGCGTTACCCCCGCCCCAGAAGCGAGCGGTCCTGCAGGCCACACGGGCTGCGCAAGGGCAGGTCGGAGCCGCAGCGACGCAGCAGCAGCAGGGACCTGAGGGATGGAAGTGGGATGGGTCGGGGTGGCTGGCCCCCACACCGAGGCTTGGGGTCAGCGCCGCCCCACTCCAGCCGGACTTCAGGGCTGGGAGCTCGCTTTCCCCTGAAACCCGGCGTCTGAGGAAGGGACGCCCAGCTCTGGACACCAGGCTGCGGGACTTGGGACTCTTCGACAGGGAGAGTTGGGGTCTGGAGCTTAGGTGCCTCAGAGAAACCAGGGCTCAGGCTCTTCAGGCTCCTCTACTGCTTCAGCCAGATAGCCGCTTAGTAACGAGGGCTTGATCCGGAGTCCCTGGCTCTCCAGGCCACACTCTGATGTGGCCTTTCTCTGGGTACAGGGCGGCTCTCCTCTGCCTGTAACTCTCCCCTGCTTCTTCCTTGTAACTGGCTCCTCCTCAGTACTCCGTCCAAACGTCACCCATTCTGAGATGGGCCTTTCCCTGTTGACTGTATCAGCCTCCATGACTCACGGTGCCTCTCCCTGGTCTCCGATGCCCACCAGTGCCCACACATATCTCCCCTGGCCCAGGCTGGCTTGGCCCAGCTTCACTGCTCTGGGCTTAGGGACTCCCAGTAGTCTTTACCCAAGGGCAGTGTAAGCCAGACAGGGGCATGTGTCCGTGCCTGTCCCACCTGCTCCCGTGGGAGAGTAGAAGGGCCGGGCCAGTTTCTGCGGTCACAGCACCTACCAGTCTGATCGGAGTCTCTCTGGGCTGGGCCTGGCTCCAAGGATGGCCAGGAAAAGGGGAGCTAGACACCTGAAGGCCGTGGGCCGCCCCTTCCAGGAACACACAAGCACAGGGCAGGCtccaagcacttttttttttttttaatttcttacaaaACCATGTGTCCCAGCCGAACAGGATGCCGCAGGCCTTCCTGCAGGCATGGTGGCCTGACTCGGGAAGCCCCCAAGAATGAGTGGCTGCCGACCCCAGGAGAACCATCTGCCCCTCTGCACAGGCCCAGTGGGAGGCTctgtcctgccctcccccctcAGCTGCGCTGAGCGAGGGCAGACCCGGGTCTCTGGGCTGTTAGCGCCTGCAAggcaaggagggagaagagagtctGAGGGAAGGAGGCgaggcgggggccgggggcgcggcaggctgggggcagcccgCAGGAGCTCACCAAGAATGTGCGACGTGCTCACACCAATGTGGCGATACCAATGATGACCGCCAGAATGACGACAGTGACAGAAACACAGATGGCGATCAAGACTTTCTTCTGTGGGAGAGGAGTTCAGGGACACTCACTGGGGGGAGGAAGGCTAGCAGGGTTGGGgatgaggggagggaagaggaagggaggggtgggaggggaggggaggggtggggcgggaggggaagggtgaggcggggaggggtggggagggaggggatgcTCGCCTTCCGGGCCTTCTTCTGGTTCTCCAGGGCAATCTTGACGTGCTCCTGCCCGCGTTCCACATAGTCCGCGGAGCTCAGGATGTTCTTCTCGATCCGGTCGATCATCTCCCCCTGCTCAGAGGGGCGCGTGCTTCAGGCAGGAAGGCATGACTGGGGGCCGAGGGCCGGCACCTCCTCTGCTTGTGCGCCCCAGCCGCCTGAAGGCCATTTTCTGGCAGCAAACAGCACTAACAAGGTGCGGGGCAGGACCACAAAAGTTCACGTGCCTGAGGGGGGCTTCCGGGCTCCCTCTTATCCTGTGGCCCCTTCTGCCCTGCTCCCTTACGTGCTACAACCTTCCTTTGTGACTTAGGACCAAGTGCCTTAAGAGGCCCATACCTTTTCACAGAGTGTGGACTTTTGTCCCCTCGGACATCTGTCTGAATTTGCCCATTCTTCTAGGCCTGCCTCTCAACAGCTGtgaagccctccccacccctgcctcctcaTGGCACCGCCAGCCTTCAGGTCCTGGTTCTACTGAATGGAGTCCCTTCCCCGCGACTCGCAGCTGCACGAGGCTATTGGCTGAGGCACTGGAGAGTGAGCTCCCCCAGGACAGAGCCGGAAGCTTACCCTCAGCCATACAGCCAAGGGCCACAAAAGAACACCACCTCCCACCCGGCCTTATCCAGACCTGCGGAGGCAGGCGCTCAGGAGTGAGGGCCAGCCTGGGGGAGATGGGGGACGAAAGCTTCAGAGAGGCTTGAGGGTGGAGATGGGCGGGCAGTCACGGCAGGGGTTCTGACTGAACACGGTCTCAGGCCAAGCCCAGTCGGCTGTCTCGGGGGCCCACCTGCATCTCCACTTCGGTAGCCAGAAAAGTGAAGATCTCATGAAGTTCACGGATACTGCGTTCAAGCTGCTGGATCTCACTGTGTCGTGCCGAGATCTCATTGAGGGCCTGTCGAGTCACCTGTGTGTCCTTCAGTATCTGGGGAGTGGACAGCAATGGACAGACGGGTCACAGGGAACCTGGCAGCAGGTCCGAAGTTCCCGTTGAGCTCTCGGGCAGCCCTGGGACTTGGAACCGGGGCTGGGGCCCTGACACGTGACACTAAGCCTGCTAATTCATTCCCCTCTGGGCCTCCGTATTCCCTCAACCAGAAGGGGCTAGGCCTCGGAGAAGACAAGCGTCCCGAAGGGGGAGGCGAAGCTGTGGCCACTCACATTGGACACAAACACCTCGCTTTGCCCACTGTCCAGCATCTGCTCCAGCTCCTCATCCGACACCATCCCGGCATTTGCTGTGAAGGAGAAAAGCCAGGCTCAGAGCTGCATCGGGTGACCTGACTGCGGGCCACACACCCCGACTCACTGATCTTCAGCTGCCTCCGGATCCGCTCCACGTTCTTCTCCCGGTACTCGGACTGCGTCAGGTTGCACTTGTTGATGAGCTCCACGAATTGCTGGGACAGGACCCCATGCTGACGGGAGAGAATCGAGGCTGGGCACCCCGGAAGGATTTGGCTTCGACACCCCCACGAGGACAGCACAGGCTGTTCTAGGTGCCGGCCGCCGCAGCACCATTCTCTCCAAGTGAAAAGCCAAAGCCCTTTCTGGGCCTGCGTGACGCTCCCTTCCCCACGTCCCCTCTGAGCGGCGGGCTGCTCCTGCCTCCACGAAAGCCACCCCACCGCAGACTTTGCATTCGCTGCTCCCCGGGTCTAGCACGCTCACGCCCCGCGGAGATCACCGACGGAACGAACTCGTCTCTACCTTACTAACACTGCAGCCCGCCCTCTCCTGGCACACTCCATCCCTCTTCTCCTCGTTTCTTTCCCGGAGTACTTAACTATGTTCTAAAATAATGTACATATTTATCAACGTGTTTGTCTCTCCCCACCAGAACAGAAGCTCCATGAGGATAGGGCTCCTgggttcactgctgtatcccaaACAGCTAAAACAAACAGCTCATAAACACCTGTGAATACTTGCTGAACACCAGCCTCACTGCTCAGACCAAAGGTGGGCTAGTATACCCGGAGGGCAGTCCACTTGCTGCACTTGGGACAGGGTCCATCTGGGCCCTCAGCCTCTCGCACCAGGGACCGCCACAGGCTCCCTGAGATGTTCTCTCATCTTGCCTTTCCCCGGCCACCTTCAATGTGTTCAATCTTTGGAGCACCTTCCCCAGAGACCTATCTGCTCTCCTGCCCTCAGCTGCACCTCTGCAGGCTGCCCAAACGGCTCTATCTTCAATCTAGGGGACTTGCTGAGCTCTGGGCCTTCCTGCTCCAACTCTGACCTCCAGGAAATCCGAGTAACTCCTCACTGTGAACCCAGAGCGGGGCAGTTGGATTGCCTCAAATCTCCTTGCTAAGATTTGAGTCCGtgaccttcctcctccaggaagttccTCTTGCTGACTTCTTGAATTCTGCCCATGGGGCAGAGGCTGTCCCTGTCACGTGGGCAGGAAACCCCCAGTTACTTATGACTGTTCCCCCTTCTTCCCCGGGCAGGGATATTAGCTACCAAACCCTATCTGAGTGATGTCTCTGTCACCTATTCAAGCCTGACCTCCCACCTTGGTTTCTAGAAAGCATGCGTTCCACAGTCAAGCTCAGATCATATCTGGGGACCCAGCAACTTGTCACCGAATGGCGAAGGTGACAGATTGTTAAGTAGACTGGGAGTCGGGAGTCTTGACCTTGGGtgagtcctttctctctttcaacctcagtttccccatttgaaaACCAGCTAATGATCCATCTAATGATGTGAAATGTCTTAGTTCTGGGACTAACAACCCACCTGTGTCTTTCTCATCCTTGTGTTGACTGAGTTATAATTCTCATCAGCTTCCTCATTCTGGGGCTCTATGGCTGTGGGAAGACACAGGGTATTGGTGAGGAAGGGGATTTGAGCTGTGATTTCAAAAAATCATGAGACCAGGACACAGGGCCAGAGCCATACCCCATCCATACAACAGAGAGGTGCATATCTCCATGGGATTCTTTTGGGAATTATAATTTATCATAAATGACTAATTCTGAGCCTCCGATGGAagaacatgtatttttctttgcaaTACATCAGAGCATTCCCACCGGAATACAGAGGACTCTTGAGAAACCCCCATCTGCCCCTCCAAAGAATGCACATTAGGCAGCAAAAACTGTAGAAGTAAATGGTTTCCTTACAAATAAAGGAACTTAAGGGGCTGGCATgtgctgtggaaaacaatatggacaGGAAGCCAGGACAGAGTGCTTCTAGGCCTAGGCCTGCTATGTGATCTGGATACATCACTGGCCTCTCTGGGCCACACACTCCTCAGACATACCAGGAGCCGGGCAGGACCACAGGGAAGGATCCGTCTGAGGTCCtagggagctcacccttcagctGCGATCGGATCTCCCTCCCCAGCTGTTTGATCTCCTCGCGCAGGTTCTGCAGGTCCTGCTTCATACCTGAGCAAGAGAAACCCAGGATTCCCCAACAGCAGCCCCTGCCTCAACCAACCTCCCCGGCCACCACCTTCACGGAACTACAAAGCCCACAATCCCTCCGGCTGAGCGCGCGTTTGCACTTGGGGTTTCACTGACTTTCCTCGGGAAGAGGCGTGGCCAGGATGGTGACCTGCTGCTTCTCCAACTCTCGGACTTTATTCTCCAGCTTGACAATAGTCTGTCGAATTGTCCGGACCTGGGGAAGGTGACCGAGAGGGCTGAAGGGGCGATGGGGTTCTGCGGCCCCGCTGCACCCCGAGCCATCCAGCCCCTCGCGCAGAAGGCCGGACCGCAGTCTTACCTTGTGGAAGAACTCGTCGTCCGGGCTCCCCAGCCGCGCAGTGCCCGGGTGCACCACCAGCGCGACCCGCTCCTGGTCCTCCTCGTCCGAACTGTCATCCCCCTACAGGGCCGGGGTCGGCGGCATCGTCTCCTCGCTGTGGCTCTCTCGCCGCGGGACTCGGGGACTTCCGGGTCTGCCCGCAGCCCGCAGCCCGCAGCCCGCAGCCCGCAGCCCGcagccacccctccctgccccggaGTCCAGGACTCCCGGGTCCGGCCAGACCCTGACCGGTCCGCCCGTCCGCAACCCGGCAGCCCGCACTGCTCACCTGCCTCAGCTCGCGGGTCCTGTCGCGCATGGCGGCCCGAGTTCCCTGTCCCCGGCGCCGGAGCCCCGAGGGCCTCAAGACGAAGTTTTGGAACTCGCGTACCCCACTCGTACTCGGACACGGACACTCCCCCCCCCTCCCTCAGCCGGCGGACCCCCGAGCTCCCCCACGAGCCACCAGAGGCCCTGCCCCGGGCACCATCCACAGTCAGTGGGAAGAAGCCGACCTCGGGGCCCCCCCCGAGGTCCCACAGGTTggaattcccttttctttcccccctcccGCTCCTGCAGCCTCGGCCCCGCCCCTCTGGGATGATCGGGGCATGCGCGCGGGGTCGCGTCTCCTCCTCGCCCGGGGAGAGGCTGCGGGCGGAAGCCGCCGCGCCCCGAGCGGAAGCGGAGCTGCCAGGACGGGGGAGCCCGGCCCCTTCGCCGGAACTGTCGCGTCTTCCGACGGAAATGCCGTTGCCGACCCGGGCGGGAGCGCGTCACCGATCGTCATCGGACGGACCCTGTATCGCACATCACCCCATGGGCACCCCCACGTCACGTGACCGGCCCGGTGCCACCGTCGCGGACCACAGACCGAGACGAGCGAACGTCACGTGTCCCGGCGCCGTCCCCCTGGTCTCCGAACACCCCTCTCCGCGCGCAGGCTGCGCCCCGACACCCCGCGCGGCGGGGAGGGGCCCCCGACCCTCCCCTAAGACCTCGCGAGGCCGTGGGTGGGAGGACCCTTGCTGGCACCGGCTCGGTTGCTTTGGGGTCCGGGGGTGCGGGCGCACAGAGAACTCAGAATTCGCGGCTGTCAGCGTCATGAGACcttgaaatttggaaaataataatatccaGCGTCAGAGAATTGCAGGGTTTGTAGGCAGAGACTCTGGGGGTGGAAAGTGGCCTCACCCAAGGCAGAAATCTCTTCTCCCGCATAGTCCTGGCGCGGCCTCCGCGGGTGGGCGGTTGGCGCCCTGCTTGAACACTGCAGTTCCGCTGCGCTCACCACCCCGAGCATGAGACCACTTCAGGGCAGCTAAAGCGGAGAAAAGCGTCCGGACTCTATTGAGCAGTCTGCCCCTCGCATCTAACTCCTGCCTAGCACCGGGGTCTACCTCGGAAGCCCACCAAGAAATGTGCACGCATTCCACACTAGAGTGGACTGGGAGCTCTTCGGGTCAGGGCAGGGCCGTCTCGCTCTTACCTGAATACCCAGTCCCCAGCACATACGGGCCCTCAATAAATATCCGTGGACAGAATTGAGCCCTTCGTGTATCTGAAGATAAAGCTTGTGGCTCCCTAGCCTTGTCTTTCAGGCGTCAGCCTCTCATGGTGACACTGCCCTAGCCCTCTAGATGACCATTCAATGGATATTTATTGGGCGCTTATTATAGAGCAGAGACCGTTCAAGGGGTCAGAGAAAAATCAGGGCCCGAGAGACAAAATACCTTTCACTTATGAAACTTGCATTATGTAAGAGGAGTCCCCAAGGCCACTCAGTGAGTCTCAGCATAGCCAGAGTAAAAATCAGGTCTCCTGGATTCCAAGGGCTCTTTCCAGGGAACTTAAAAACAGTGTCAACCAAAAGAAAGAATGGCTCCTGTCTAGTATGCCCTGGCAAGGAGAATATCGATTTCCTTTGAGTTGGTGTGGATTTCTGGAAGGGACTTCATTGTCTCCGGGCCTCCATCTCCCAACTATATCCAATGGGAGGCATACAGGGACAGGGAGATCGTATTTATGGGTTTCCCCTGCTCTAAAGTTCATTGATGATGAGGTTGGAAACTGTAAAATGCTGTCTGATTCTACTCGAAGGGCTCtgatccttctcttcccttcagaACCCAGCTTGCCTGGGGTTGGGAATGGAGAAGTGAAGATGGTGTGCTGCTCTGATCAACCTACGGGAGGGTTGGAGGGTTTTTCAGGAGGCTAAGCCCTGCCCCTTAGGATCTCCTGGAGATCATGAAGGAGGATTTCTCCACTCTTGGGTCTTCTATAtcagcctctgcctccctgcctcctgcccctcctctctctctctctctctctctctctctctctccctttctctctctcctactctgtCTCTCTGAGTGGGACAATGGAAGGGCTTTTGGACATGGACATCTGACTCCCAGTCCTGCATGTGGTCTTAAATAACTCATCACTCTTCTCTGGGACTCAATTTCTCCATTTGATAACTTGGTCTCACAAATTCTGCCTTGCCTAAGGTAAGAATTGAACAGTATCAAGTGAGGTGAGAAAGGCTGTGGAAAGGTCTTGCGAACTGTAGAGGGTTGCCCCCTCCGTGGAATTTTACAACTGTGGGTTCCAGCTCTCTCTAGGATGACCagtcccacctgcctctctgttggCCTCTTGAAGGTTTGCCTTCTTGGTTCCCAGCTGAGTCTGGAGTTGTTGGTGCCTTTGGTAAGTTTCCCAGGCTTatgatatttattcattcatatattgtATTTGTGGTCTCTGGGTGGGATCCCAGGGCTTTGGAATGGTGACTTAAGGTCACAGGAGGCTGGGCTTAAAGCCTCATGGAGTGGTctggagagagggtggggagcagggaccgCATACGGAGAATGGCTCTGGGGATGGAGTTCTCCAGAGCTGAGTCCTTATCTCTATTTCATGGTTTTGGGGTTATTCCTTTTGGGCCCTCTGAACAACCTTGAGCTGTGCATTAAGTGTATTGGGTCTTGGATGTATAGGTATTAGGGCTCTGTTCGTGTGTTCCTTCCAGTCTGTGGGAAGGTCAGGCCCTACCCAGTCCCAAGGCATGGCAGCCCatccagtgccccccccccccactgcaggTCCAGCCTACCCACATCCTACCTATACTGGAACCAGATGACCTTGGGCTGGAATCCTAGCTTGTTCCCCTCATCATACAGCTCATGAAAGCAAGTTACAGAACTTTGCtatgcctcagttccctcattcgaaaaatgggaacaataatggTA
The sequence above is a segment of the Mustela lutreola isolate mMusLut2 chromosome 17, mMusLut2.pri, whole genome shotgun sequence genome. Coding sequences within it:
- the STX4 gene encoding syntaxin-4 isoform X2; protein product: MTVRTRRTRSGSRWWCTRALRGWGARTTSSSTSPLGHLPQVRTIRQTIVKLENKVRELEKQQVTILATPLPEESMKQDLQNLREEIKQLGREIRSQLKAIEPQNEEADENYNSVNTRMRKTQGQPLPHGQNSRSQQEELPGGGRSRTQILARRFEAIQLPRSGFTVRSYSDFLEHGVLSQQFVELINKCNLTQSEYREKNVERIRRQLKITNAGMVSDEELEQMLDSGQSEVFVSNILKDTQVTRQALNEISARHSEIQQLERSIRELHEIFTFLATEVEMQGEMIDRIEKNILSSADYVERGQEHVKIALENQKKARKKKVLIAICVSVTVVILAVIIGIATLV
- the STX4 gene encoding syntaxin-4 isoform X1; the protein is MRDRTRELRQGDDSSDEEDQERVALVVHPGTARLGSPDDEFFHKVRTIRQTIVKLENKVRELEKQQVTILATPLPEESMKQDLQNLREEIKQLGREIRSQLKAIEPQNEEADENYNSVNTRMRKTQGQPLPHGQNSRSQQEELPGGGRSRTQILARRFEAIQLPRSGFTVRSYSDFLEHGVLSQQFVELINKCNLTQSEYREKNVERIRRQLKITNAGMVSDEELEQMLDSGQSEVFVSNILKDTQVTRQALNEISARHSEIQQLERSIRELHEIFTFLATEVEMQGEMIDRIEKNILSSADYVERGQEHVKIALENQKKARKKKVLIAICVSVTVVILAVIIGIATLV
- the STX4 gene encoding syntaxin-4 isoform X5, whose translation is MTVRTRRTRSGSRWWCTRALRGWGARTTSSSTSPLGHLPQVRTIRQTIVKLENKVRELEKQQVTILATPLPEESMKQDLQNLREEIKQLGREIRSQLKAIEPQNEEADENYNSVNTRMRKTQHGVLSQQFVELINKCNLTQSEYREKNVERIRRQLKITNAGMVSDEELEQMLDSGQSEVFVSNILKDTQVTRQALNEISARHSEIQQLERSIRELHEIFTFLATEVEMQGEMIDRIEKNILSSADYVERGQEHVKIALENQKKARKKKVLIAICVSVTVVILAVIIGIATLV
- the STX4 gene encoding syntaxin-4 isoform X4 is translated as MRDRTRELRQGDDSSDEEDQERVALVVHPGTARLGSPDDEFFHKVRTIRQTIVKLENKVRELEKQQVTILATPLPEESMKQDLQNLREEIKQLGREIRSQLKAIEPQNEEADENYNSVNTRMRKTQHGVLSQQFVELINKCNLTQSEYREKNVERIRRQLKITNAGMVSDEELEQMLDSGQSEVFVSNILKDTQVTRQALNEISARHSEIQQLERSIRELHEIFTFLATEVEMQGEMIDRIEKNILSSADYVERGQEHVKIALENQKKARKKKVLIAICVSVTVVILAVIIGIATLV
- the STX4 gene encoding syntaxin-4 isoform X3; this translates as MRDRTRELRQGDDSSDEEDQERVALVVHPGTARLGSPDDEFFHKVRTIRQTIVKLENKVRELEKQQVTILATPLPEESMKQDLQNLREEIKQLGREIRSQLKAIEPQNEEADENYNSVNTRMRKTQGQPLPHGQNSRSQQEELPGGGRSRTQILARRFEAIQLPRSGFTVRSYSDFLEHGVLSQQFVELINKCNLTQSEYREKNVERIRRQLKITNAGMVSDEELEQMLDSGQSEVFVSNILKDTQVTRQALNEISARHSEIQQLERSIRELHEIFTFLATEVEMQCCLLPENGLQAAGAHKQRRCRPSAPSHAFLPEARAPLSRGR